In Apis mellifera strain DH4 linkage group LG3, Amel_HAv3.1, whole genome shotgun sequence, one DNA window encodes the following:
- the LOC107964018 gene encoding arginine-glutamic acid dipeptide repeats protein-like, with translation MSDHPLSPQRTSTSPLGIDGSIVQVSDRRNRGPLSIISSEPKVFTITSIKDHGVSWIVGNAVKDQIGHDGNMTKRETVLFEEGDRIRNDDYFPQGEDYEDEIGFDNRQPLKDYPNKRRSKEEELDMLPINPKGKIRELRLGDPDCGEGPPDWHDQKSPCHPPEGPCTPMEPPGYPSKPKPERKPFCAKHDRIIPFLSPCFKFSIATIGNFRAKSPYCLGSSFLHGWNLASFSRTRRYDSHAFARNFSTVLAPLEPATTVCLSRELSRYLQQEQTRSFRNDAILMTKPKERKPCVPCDKRPPQSKVPCKRPYQREKPCPPPQKCIPPLPPCCRKRPVNPECPVQPPTPCPPPCPMPCPKVEKEKVEGPPQIKICYRKCPLPPKLPRLPKCPKVPAPPPPPELPKLPRLPKCPPPCPPPPAPKPPKCPKIPKLECPPQRECPPPPPCEPCPCPPPCPPPCCPPPPPCPPCPEPIPCPKPLPCPPPPPPKICPPCPPCAECPQPPPCPPPPPCCPCPCPKPCPPPPCPKICIKQAKKAEVSVECPKNVPSCPKSSNPKRSQKSKNLKKRNLSTYHAPSKFLSRRIVSRKFHVFSMLSEEKKDKKDKKDKKDKKDKKDSCAKMADICEQQKDECAVIPCEKEKKKKKDVCEGRTMAKLEKKKEKKEIEECVGKCIPRGKCELPDSPKPPKMEYGSKECPPPKFVKPKPCPDVPEPKFEYSPPCEDNRVKKKKQTCVPPPLPKPPTEPVVLCPCPAPPKLPAGPCPCYDFKKPKLAKPKFPPCPKKEKYVCPHEATLCQFDPTCKRKASCDMDKRKNKKKKT, from the exons ATGTCGGATCATCCTCTCTCCCCGCAGAGGACGAGCACATCTCCGCTCGGaatcgatggatcgatcgtGCAAGTCTCGGACCGAAGGAACAGGGGCCCTTTGTCGATCATCTCTTCTGAACCGAAGGTATTCACGATTACATCGATCAAAGATCACGGCGTTTCATGGATCGTCGGCAACGCCGTGAAGGATCAAATTGGCCACGATGGAAATATGACGAAACGGGAAACCGTGTTATTCGAAGAGGGTGACAGAATTCGTAATGACGATTATTTTCCTCAAGGAGAGGATTACGAAGACGAGATTGGCTTTGATAACAGGCAACCTCTGAAAGATTATCCGAACAAAAGGCgttcgaaggaggaagaattgGACATGCTTCCGATAAATCCTAAGG GAAAAATAAGGGAGCTACGATTGGGCGATCCTGATTGTGGCGAGGGTCCACCCGATTGGCACGATCAGAAGAGCCCTTGCCATCCACCAGAGGGCCCCTGTACACCCATGGAGCCACCGGGCTATCCCTCGAAACCGAAGCCGGAGAGGAAGCCGTTTTGC GCGAAACACGATCGAATCATCCCGTTCCTGAGCCCGTGCTTCAAGTTCTCCATCGCGACGATCGGTAATTTCCGAGCTAAAAGCCCCTACTGTCTGGGATCCTCCTTCCTCCACGGCTGGAATTTGGCGTCTTTTTCGAGGACACGACGTTACGATAGCCACGCCTTCGCGAGAAACTTTAGCACTGTTCTCGCGCCGTTGGAGCCAGCAACAACAGTTTGCTTGTCGAGAGAATTGTCCAGATATCTGCAACAAGAGCAAACGAGGTCCTTTCGAAACGACGCGATCCTTATGACCAAGCCGAAGGAGAGGAAACCATGCGTGCCGTGCGATAAACGTCCTCCTCAATCGAAAGTGCCTTGCAAACGACCGTACCAACGAGAAAAGCCTTGTCCACCGCCGCAGAAGTGCATACCACCCCTTCCGCCGTGTTGCCGTAAACGACCGGTGAACCCAGAGTGCCCCGTCCAACCGCCAACTCCGTGTCCGCCTCCTTGCCCGATGCCGTGCCCGAAagtggagaaagagaaagtggAGGGACCTCCGCAGATCAAAATATGCTATCGAAAGTGTCCCTTACCTCCGAAATTACCCAGACTTCCGAAATGTCCCAAGGTTCCTGCTCCACCGCCACCTCCAGAGCTGCCTAAACTGCCCAGGCTGCCCAAGTGCCCGCCTCCTTGTCCGCCGCCTCCTGCACCAAAACCGCCCAAGTGTCCAAAGATACCTAAGCTCGAATGTCCACCTCAAAGGGAATGTCCACCGCCACCACCCTGTGAGCCTTGCCCTTGTCCACCACCCTGTCCGCCACCATGTTGTCCACCTCCGCCACCTTGCCCACCCTGCCCAGAACCGATCCCGTGCCCCAAGCCTCTTCCTTGTCCGCCACCGCCCCCGCCTAAGATCTGTCCACCATGTCCACCATGCGCGGAATGCCCGCAACCTCCTCCTTGCCCACCCCCGCCACCGTGTTGCCCTTGTCCTTGTCCTAAACCTTGTCCGCCTCCTCCATGCCccaaaatttgtataaaacaaGCCAAAAAAGCCGAGGTGTCGGTCGAGTGTCCCAAAAATGTCCCCTCTTGTCCCAAATCTTCCAACCCTAAGAGGAGTCAAAAAAGcaagaatttgaagaaaagaaatttgtccACGTATCACGCTCCATCtaaatttctctctcgaagAATCGTTTCTAGAAAGTTCCACGTGTTTTCCATGCTGTCCGAGgagaaaaaggataaaaaggataaaaaggataaaaaggaCAAAAAGGATAAGAAAGATAGTTGCGCGAAAATGGCAGATATCTGCGAACAGCAAAAAGACGAATGTGCTGTAATACCttgcgagaaagagaaaaaaaagaagaaagatgtgTGCGAAGGTAGAACGATGGCAAAgttggagaagaaaaaggagaagaaggagataGAGGAGTGTGTAGGGAAATGCATTCCAAGAGGAAAATGTGAATTACCCGACAGTCCTAAACCACCGAAGATGGAATATGGGTCTAAGGAGTGTCCACCTCCGAAGTTTGTCAAGCCCAAACCTTGTCCAGATGTCCCGGAACCCAAGTTTGAGTACTCACCTCCGTGCGAAGATAATCgtgtgaaaaagaagaagcaaaCCTGCGTGCCACCGCCTTTACCAAAACCACCCACGGAACCGGTAGTACTTTGCCCATGCCCAGCTCCGCCAAAGTTGCCCGCTGGACCATGCCCCTGTTACGATTTTAAGAAGCCAAAGTTAGCCAAGCCAAAATTCCCACCATGtccgaagaaggaaaaatacgTCTGTCCCCATGAAGCTACTTTATGTCAATTCGATCCGACTTGTAAGAGGAAGGCGTCCTGCGATATGGACAAGaggaagaataagaagaagaaaacataa
- the LOC113218662 gene encoding LOW QUALITY PROTEIN: uncharacterized protein LOC113218662 (The sequence of the model RefSeq protein was modified relative to this genomic sequence to represent the inferred CDS: substituted 1 base at 1 genomic stop codon) — protein sequence MFSRAAKSIVKTIGQRKYPAGEENIKLALIGGAGEIGRSLSQMLKQSSKLDVLALYDVAALNKRFSTPIEINKLCDSKITNTANSRMLTMLEKSRTNKGDYHTHTRAYYXKYISYCTKNLTEDFVNIHRLPTAEECATNQYSKTPEQPQGNYAYARELQGPRILAEMGPATFPHGGRIFSEIYNQIPDFAVGKNRFNESHVGAPTRRWYSNVTLSNGVANDFVLETSIPELIPYFEPRPASKGKVAARNNPAALIEKAERKGHAKKKEAKQLNVVTSEQLMKKKLVCKDGESRGGGVGAAGQKTGEKRRGSQARKCQNELNMLQKTITSLATCERQQSQLGRQTRSKNWTIPAALSDKKPKMLYGLVRQRRKPLTNFFTRFFDVRDNELASDEYCNNAGSVAASGNSNNNNNNNNNNNNNNKMVAGCFKMDNLASSVGGSNERSLLKRRGDHQSRYYKMFSLQNQRLDASTSMSEVTPELEESGSNRDKSTKGAEEAEESITVDQLDDNLKLIDEKGGVTSSYEGSENDAVSVFESQSQSPRKISSQIALFLENLNVNRKKSRSLASLTSYNLDSLFADPCCGTKPPSTTGGDEFDRITSVFSSSENELRLIASMDLFSESNAIPGNSNSYSYIYSSSNNKRYSSTMRTGKKYGRKGKNAGRKQRELLCKKQQEVMQKRCQSTCGGAANDDPCTPLKNEQHGKPCKVYQEPFPDDDPCEQFYNEDIHGPLCKKKKKRDKREKKCKAPRREEKCERRRDECKREKKCDNGKKKEEDKCKCPPVFRAPGCPPKDSGDKGSYRKYSTLISKISVYDDFKGILSVDLLKDIVAKSEHNYQEKMNKIGLFNSSVFNVPSSCYAENLRT from the exons ATGTTTTCCCGGGCCGCCAAATCCATCGTGAAAACCATCGGTCAGCGAAAATATCCCGCTGGTGAAGAGAACATCAAg CTGGCATTGATCGGAGGGGCAGGGGAGATAGGCAGATCTTTGTCGCAAATGCTGAAACAAAGTTCTAAGCTGGATGTCCTTGCACTGTATGACGTGGCCGCGTTGAATAAGAGATTTTCAACTCCGATCGAGATTAATAAACTTTGTGACTCTAAAATCACAAATACCGCG AATTCGCGGATGTTAACGATGCTGGAGAAATCAAGGACAAACAAAGGTGATTATC ATACACATACACGggcatattattgaaaatatatttcgtattgTACGAAGAATCTGACCGAGGATTTCGTTAACATTCACCGATTGCCGACCGCGGAAGAATGCGCCACCAATCAATATTCGAAAACGCCAGAGCAACCGCAG GGGAACTACGCGTATGCTAGAGAGCTGCAAGGTCCTCGAATTCTCGCCGAGATGGGCCCTGCTACGTTCCCGCACGGTGGCCGGATCTTTTCCGAGATTTATAACCAGATCCCCGATTTCGCGGTCGGCAAGAATCGCTTCAACGAGAGCCACGTCGGCGCGCCGACTCGACGATGGTACTCGAACGTCACTTTGTCGAACGGTGTCGCAAACGACTTCGTGTTGGAAACGTCCATACCCGAGTTGATCCCGTATTTCGAGCCCCGGCCGGCCTCGAAAGGGAAAGTGGCGGCGAGAAACAATCCCGCGGCGTTAATCGAGAAAGCGGAGAGGAAGGGGCAcgcgaagaagaaggaggcgAAACAATTGAACGTGGTCACGTCCGAGCAattgatgaagaagaaattggtGTGCAAGGACGGGGAGAGCCGGGGGGGTGGTGTGGGCGCCGCCGGGCAGAAGACgggggagaagaggagggggagccAGGCGAGAAAGTGTCAGAACGAGCTGAACATGTTGCAGAAGACGATCACGAGCCTGGCAACGTGCGAGAGACAACAGTCGCAGTTGGGAAGGCAGACGAGGTCGAAGAATTGGACGATACCCGCTGCGTTGTCCGACAAGAAGCCCAAGATGCTGTACGGTTTGGTGAGGCAGAGGAGGAAACCTCTCACCAACTTCTTCACGAGGTTCTTCGACGTTCGCGATAACGAGCTCGCCTCGGACGAATATTGCAACAACGCGGGTAGCGTCGCCGCCAGCGGCAACagtaacaacaacaacaacaacaacaataacaacaacaacaacaacaaaatgGTCGCTGGTTGCTTCAAGATGGACAACCTCGCCTCTTCCGTGGGGGGGAGCAACGAGAGGTCTCTGTTGAAGAGGCGGGGGGATCATCAATCGAGATATTACAAGATGTTCTCCCTTCAGAATCAGAGGCTGGACGCGTCCACCTCGATGAGCGAGGTGACGCCCGAGTTGGAGGAGAGCGGTAGCAATCGGGACAAGAGCACCAAGGGAGCCGAGGAAGCGGAAGAGTCGATCACCGTCGACCAGTTGGACGACAATTTGAAGCTGATCGACGAGAAGGGGGGGGTGACGTCGAGCTACGAGGGATCCGAGAACGACGCGGTCAGCGTGTTCGAGTCGCAGTCCCAGAGCCCGAGGAAAATCTCCTCCCAGATCGCCCTTTTCCTCGAGAATTTGAACGTGAACAGGAAAAAGTCGCGATCCCTGGCCAGCCTCACCTCCTACAACCTCGACTCGTTGTTCGCCGACCCCTGCTGCGGGACCAAACCTCCCTCGACGACCGGGGGGGACGAGTTCGATCGGATCACGTCCGTATTCTCGTCGAGCGAGAACGAGCTGAGATTGATCGCCTCGATGGATCTGTTCAGCGAGAGCAACGCGATCCCCGGGAACAGCAACAGCTACAGCTACATatacagcagcagcaacaacaagaGATACTCGAGCACTATGAGGACGGGGAAGAAGTACGGGAGGAAGGGGAAGAACGCGGGGCGGAAGCAGAGGGAGTTGCTGTGCAAGAAGCAGCAGGAGGTTATGCAAAAGAGGTGTCAATCGACGTGCGGGGGGGCAGCCAACGACGACCCCTGCACCCCGTTGAAGAACGAGCAACACGGGAAACCGTGCAAAGTGTACCAGGAGCCGTTCCCGGACGACGACCCCTGCGAGCAATTCTACAACGAGGACATCCACGGCCCGTTgtgcaagaagaagaagaagagggacaAGAGGGAGAAGAAGTGCAAGGCGccgaggagggaggagaagtGCGAGCGGAGGAGGGACGAGTGCAAGAGGGAGAAGAAGTGCGACAacgggaagaagaaggaggaggacaaGTGCAAGTGCCCGCCCGTGTTCAGGGCGCCCGGATGCCCGCCCAAGGATTCGGGCGACAAGGGCAGTTACAGGAAATATTCCACCCTCATCTCCAAGATCAGCGTTTACGACGATTTCAAGGGTATCCTGAGTGTCGATCTTTTGAAGGATATCGTGGCCAAGTCCGAGCACAATTATCAAGAGAAGATGAACAAGATCGGCCTGTTCAACTCGAGCGTGTTCAACGTGCCGAGTTCGTGTTACGCCGAAAACTTGCGGACGTGA
- the LOC408755 gene encoding probable DNA replication complex GINS protein PSF2 isoform X3, protein MRRPFRAGLPVKIPIWLAVNLKQQQKCRIINQDWMDAESLNEAKEEEKLSKLFTKMPSNHYVDETQLLLSAASDDIHEADKIRTAVKDLWDIRMSKLRTSIDAFLKSDGMHAKLDHLTAMEINSVRPLLPHALDQMMRIQTITKSTQLQQHLNKILEILQHTKRTTILPIVSSNFQCK, encoded by the exons ATGCGTC GTCCTTTTCGAGCTGGTTTACCTGTCAAAATTCCAATTTGGTTGGCTGTGAATTTAAAACAACAGCAAAAGTgtcgaattattaatcaagACTGGATGGATGCCGAAAGTTTAAATGAagcgaaggaagaagaaaaattatcaaa attatttacaaaaatgccTAGTAATCATTATGTGGATGAAACGCAACTCTTATTAAGTGCTGCAAGTGATGATATACACGAAGCAGATAAAATAAGGACAGCAGTGAAA gaTTTGTGGGACATAAGAATGTCAAAGCTTCGTACGTCTATAGATGCATTCCTCAAAAGTGATGGAATGCATGCAAAATTAGATCATTTAACTGCTATGGAAATCAATAGTGTGCGTCCATTACTTCCGCATGCTCTTGATCAAATGATGAGAATTCAAACT aTCACAAAATCAACACAACTTCAGCAACATTTAAACAAG ATCCTGGAAATTCTGCAACATACAAAGAGAACAACGATCTTACCCATTGTTTCCTCCAATTTCCAATGCAAATAA
- the LOC408755 gene encoding DNA replication complex GINS protein PSF2 isoform X1, with product MDPSEVEFLGEKELVTVVPNFSFDTIHLISGSVGPFRAGLPVKIPIWLAVNLKQQQKCRIINQDWMDAESLNEAKEEEKLSKLFTKMPSNHYVDETQLLLSAASDDIHEADKIRTAVKDLWDIRMSKLRTSIDAFLKSDGMHAKLDHLTAMEINSVRPLLPHALDQMMRIQTITKSTQLQQHLNKILEILQHTKRTTILPIVSSNFQCK from the exons atggatCCAAGTGAAGTAGAATTTCTTGGTGAAAAAGAATTAGTCACTGTTGTACCCAATTTTAGTTTTGATACAATTCATTTGATTTCTGGCTCGGTAGGTCCTTTTCGAGCTGGTTTACCTGTCAAAATTCCAATTTGGTTGGCTGTGAATTTAAAACAACAGCAAAAGTgtcgaattattaatcaagACTGGATGGATGCCGAAAGTTTAAATGAagcgaaggaagaagaaaaattatcaaa attatttacaaaaatgccTAGTAATCATTATGTGGATGAAACGCAACTCTTATTAAGTGCTGCAAGTGATGATATACACGAAGCAGATAAAATAAGGACAGCAGTGAAA gaTTTGTGGGACATAAGAATGTCAAAGCTTCGTACGTCTATAGATGCATTCCTCAAAAGTGATGGAATGCATGCAAAATTAGATCATTTAACTGCTATGGAAATCAATAGTGTGCGTCCATTACTTCCGCATGCTCTTGATCAAATGATGAGAATTCAAACT aTCACAAAATCAACACAACTTCAGCAACATTTAAACAAG ATCCTGGAAATTCTGCAACATACAAAGAGAACAACGATCTTACCCATTGTTTCCTCCAATTTCCAATGCAAATAA
- the LOC408755 gene encoding probable DNA replication complex GINS protein PSF2 isoform X2 has translation MDPSEVEFLGEKELVTVVPNFSFDTIHLISGSVGPFRAGLPVKIPIWLAVNLKQQQKCRIINQDWMDAESLNEAKEEEKLSKLFTKMPSNHYVDETQLLLSAASDDIHEADKIRTAVKDLWDIRMSKLRTSIDAFLKSDGMHAKLDHLTAMEINSVRPLLPHALDQMMRIQTITKSTQLQQHLNKMFVQRESVSL, from the exons atggatCCAAGTGAAGTAGAATTTCTTGGTGAAAAAGAATTAGTCACTGTTGTACCCAATTTTAGTTTTGATACAATTCATTTGATTTCTGGCTCGGTAGGTCCTTTTCGAGCTGGTTTACCTGTCAAAATTCCAATTTGGTTGGCTGTGAATTTAAAACAACAGCAAAAGTgtcgaattattaatcaagACTGGATGGATGCCGAAAGTTTAAATGAagcgaaggaagaagaaaaattatcaaa attatttacaaaaatgccTAGTAATCATTATGTGGATGAAACGCAACTCTTATTAAGTGCTGCAAGTGATGATATACACGAAGCAGATAAAATAAGGACAGCAGTGAAA gaTTTGTGGGACATAAGAATGTCAAAGCTTCGTACGTCTATAGATGCATTCCTCAAAAGTGATGGAATGCATGCAAAATTAGATCATTTAACTGCTATGGAAATCAATAGTGTGCGTCCATTACTTCCGCATGCTCTTGATCAAATGATGAGAATTCAAACT aTCACAAAATCAACACAACTTCAGCAACATTTAAACAAG ATGTTTGTCCAACGAGAATCTGTTTCCCTGTAA